A genomic window from Herbiconiux aconitum includes:
- the sdhA gene encoding succinate dehydrogenase flavoprotein subunit produces the protein MSEPVTQYEDGAVIDGVHYHQFDIVIVGAGGAGMRAAIEAGPKAKTAVISKLYPTRSHTGAAQGGMAAALANVEEDNWEWHTFDTVKGGDYLVDQDAAEILAKEAIDAVIDLENMGLPFNRTPEGKIDQRRFGGHTRDHGKAPVRRACYAADRTGHMILQTLFQNCVRLGINFFNEYYVLDLVMTSVDGVDKPSGVVAYELSTGEIHVFQAKAVIFATGGFGKIYKTTSNAHTLTGDGVGIIWRKGLPLEDMEFFQFHPTGLAGLGILLTEGARGEGAILRNASGERFMERYAPTIKDLAPRDIVARCMVQEVAEGRGAGPHKDYVLLDCTHLGAEVLETKLPDITEFARTYLGVDPVVEPVPVMPTAHYAMGGIPTNIKAEVLSDNDTVVPGLYAAGECACVSVHGSNRLGTNSLLDINVFGKRSGNNAAEYVQTVDFTPLPPEPAAAIVSLVASLRNGTGTGTERIAAIRKELQDEMDKNAQVFRTDESLAEVTATIHRLRERYRNIQVQDKGKRFNTDLLEAIELGFLLDLAEVVVFSARNRQESRGGHMRDDYPKRDDENYMKHTMAYLSGDPHSSDAADHIRLDWKPVVITRYQPMERKY, from the coding sequence ATGAGTGAGCCTGTGACCCAGTACGAAGACGGCGCCGTGATCGACGGCGTGCATTACCACCAGTTCGACATCGTGATCGTGGGCGCCGGTGGTGCCGGCATGCGTGCGGCCATCGAGGCGGGCCCGAAAGCGAAGACGGCCGTCATCTCGAAGCTCTACCCCACGCGTTCCCACACGGGTGCGGCGCAGGGCGGCATGGCCGCGGCGCTCGCGAACGTCGAAGAAGACAACTGGGAGTGGCACACCTTCGACACCGTGAAGGGCGGCGATTACCTGGTCGACCAGGATGCCGCCGAGATCCTCGCGAAGGAGGCCATCGACGCGGTCATCGACCTCGAGAACATGGGCCTGCCGTTCAACCGCACGCCCGAGGGCAAGATCGACCAGCGCCGCTTCGGTGGCCACACCCGCGACCACGGAAAAGCCCCGGTTCGCCGGGCCTGCTACGCGGCCGACCGCACCGGGCACATGATTCTGCAGACGCTGTTCCAGAACTGCGTGCGCCTCGGCATCAACTTCTTCAACGAGTACTACGTGCTCGACCTGGTGATGACGTCTGTGGATGGCGTCGACAAGCCTTCGGGGGTCGTGGCTTACGAGCTGTCGACCGGCGAGATCCACGTCTTCCAGGCGAAGGCCGTCATCTTCGCCACCGGCGGTTTCGGCAAGATCTACAAGACCACGTCGAACGCGCACACCCTCACGGGCGACGGCGTCGGCATCATCTGGCGCAAGGGCCTGCCGCTCGAAGACATGGAGTTCTTCCAGTTCCACCCCACCGGATTGGCGGGGCTCGGCATCCTGCTCACCGAGGGAGCGCGAGGCGAAGGAGCGATCCTCCGCAACGCCTCGGGCGAACGCTTCATGGAGCGCTACGCCCCCACCATCAAAGACCTGGCGCCCCGCGACATCGTGGCGCGCTGCATGGTTCAAGAGGTGGCCGAGGGGCGCGGCGCGGGGCCGCACAAAGACTACGTGCTGCTCGACTGCACGCACCTCGGCGCCGAAGTGCTCGAGACGAAGCTGCCCGACATCACGGAGTTCGCGCGCACCTACCTCGGTGTCGACCCGGTGGTCGAGCCGGTTCCGGTGATGCCCACGGCCCATTACGCGATGGGCGGCATCCCGACCAACATCAAGGCCGAGGTGCTCAGCGACAACGACACCGTCGTTCCCGGCCTTTACGCCGCCGGCGAGTGCGCCTGCGTCTCGGTGCACGGATCGAACCGTCTCGGCACCAACTCGCTGCTCGACATCAACGTGTTCGGCAAGCGGAGCGGCAACAACGCCGCGGAGTACGTGCAGACGGTCGACTTCACGCCACTGCCTCCCGAGCCCGCCGCCGCGATCGTGTCGCTGGTCGCATCCCTCCGCAACGGAACCGGCACCGGCACCGAGCGCATCGCGGCCATCCGCAAGGAGCTGCAAGACGAGATGGACAAGAACGCCCAGGTGTTCCGCACCGACGAGTCGCTGGCCGAGGTCACCGCGACCATCCACCGGTTGCGCGAGCGCTACCGCAACATCCAGGTGCAAGACAAGGGCAAGCGGTTCAACACCGACCTGCTCGAAGCCATCGAACTCGGCTTCCTGCTCGACCTGGCCGAAGTCGTGGTCTTCTCGGCCCGCAACCGCCAGGAGAGCCGCGGCGGCCACATGCGCGACGACTACCCGAAGCGCGACGACGAGAACTACATGAAGCACACGATGGCGTATCTCTCCGGAGACCCGCACTCGAGTGACGCCGCCGACCACATCCGGCTCGACTGGAAGCCCGTCGTGATCACGCGCTACCAGCCGATGGAGAGGAAGTACTGA
- a CDS encoding succinate dehydrogenase iron-sulfur subunit — MSLVLDDAPAGGPAPEAPIEAFTVTLIIRRFDPDVDDEPRWQDFDVQMFATDRILDALHKIKWEQDGSLTFRRSCAHGICGSDAMRINGRNRLACKTLIKDLDITKPIYVEAIKGLPLEKDLIVDMDPFFESFREVQPFLQSSSAPPKDKERIQSVADRARFDDTTKCILCAACTSSCPVFWTDGQYFGPAAIVNAHRFIFDSRDEAAQTRLDILNDKEGVWRCRTTFNCTDACPRGIQVTQAIAEVKQAIMRGKP; from the coding sequence ATGTCTCTGGTTCTTGACGACGCCCCCGCGGGCGGACCGGCTCCGGAAGCGCCGATCGAGGCGTTCACCGTCACGCTCATCATCCGTCGCTTCGACCCGGATGTGGATGACGAGCCGCGCTGGCAGGACTTCGACGTGCAGATGTTCGCCACCGACCGCATCCTCGACGCCCTGCACAAGATCAAGTGGGAGCAGGACGGGTCGCTCACGTTCCGCCGCTCCTGTGCGCACGGCATCTGCGGGTCGGATGCGATGCGCATCAACGGCCGCAACCGCCTGGCCTGCAAGACGCTCATCAAAGACCTCGACATCACGAAGCCGATCTACGTCGAGGCCATCAAGGGCCTTCCGCTCGAGAAAGACCTGATCGTCGACATGGACCCGTTCTTCGAGTCCTTCCGCGAGGTGCAGCCGTTCCTGCAGTCGTCCTCTGCTCCCCCGAAGGACAAGGAGCGCATCCAGTCGGTCGCCGACCGCGCTCGCTTCGACGACACCACGAAGTGCATCCTCTGCGCCGCGTGCACCTCGTCATGCCCTGTTTTCTGGACAGACGGGCAGTACTTCGGCCCCGCCGCCATCGTGAACGCGCACCGCTTCATCTTCGACTCGCGCGACGAGGCGGCCCAGACGCGGCTCGACATCCTGAACGACAAAGAGGGCGTGTGGCGTTGCCGCACCACCTTCAACTGCACGGATGCCTGCCCCCGCGGCATCCAGGTGACCCAGGCGATCGCCGAGGTCAAGCAGGCCATCATGCGCGGCAAGCCGTAG
- a CDS encoding exodeoxyribonuclease III: MPQKPLRIASVNVNGVRAAFRNGMGEWLSTRGVDILAMQEVRAETSDLENLLGPDWNILHDPATAKGRAGVALASRDKANIHRVTFGPDDFDSAGRWLEADYEWNGKLVTVVSTYVHSGVADTPKQDEKYKFLDAMLAHLPMLREHNPLALVVGDLNVGHRTLDIKNWKGNVKRAGFLPGERDYFDKFLGAEGDPEYNKGAGLGWVDVGRRWSGEVEGPYTWWSQRGRAFDTDTGWRIDYQLATPDLAATVTNYAVDRAATHDARWSDHAPVVVDYDL; the protein is encoded by the coding sequence ATGCCCCAGAAGCCCCTCCGAATCGCCTCAGTCAACGTGAACGGCGTGCGCGCTGCATTCCGCAACGGCATGGGCGAGTGGCTGAGCACCAGGGGGGTCGACATCCTTGCGATGCAGGAGGTGCGGGCCGAGACCAGTGACCTCGAGAACCTCCTCGGGCCCGACTGGAACATCCTGCACGACCCGGCGACGGCGAAGGGTCGCGCCGGTGTGGCGCTCGCGAGCCGCGACAAGGCGAACATCCATCGGGTCACCTTCGGGCCCGACGACTTCGACAGCGCAGGGCGCTGGCTCGAGGCCGACTACGAATGGAACGGCAAGCTCGTCACGGTGGTCTCCACCTACGTGCACTCCGGCGTCGCCGACACCCCGAAGCAAGACGAGAAGTACAAGTTCCTCGACGCGATGCTCGCCCACCTTCCGATGCTGCGCGAACACAACCCGCTCGCGCTGGTGGTGGGCGACCTCAACGTCGGCCACCGCACCCTCGACATCAAGAACTGGAAGGGCAACGTGAAGCGCGCCGGCTTCCTGCCCGGCGAACGCGACTACTTCGACAAGTTCCTGGGCGCCGAAGGCGACCCGGAGTACAACAAGGGCGCCGGTCTCGGCTGGGTCGACGTCGGCCGTCGATGGTCGGGCGAGGTCGAGGGCCCCTACACCTGGTGGTCGCAGCGCGGGCGCGCCTTCGACACCGACACCGGCTGGCGCATCGACTACCAACTGGCCACGCCCGATCTCGCCGCCACGGTCACGAACTACGCCGTCGACCGAGCGGCCACCCACGACGCACGCTGGAGCGACCACGCTCCCGTCGTCGTCGACTACGACCTGTAG
- a CDS encoding type IV toxin-antitoxin system AbiEi family antitoxin domain-containing protein — translation MPSAALYLPEFSTPRSLQRLGIAEQRLRSLRRDGSLVRVRQGVYARPDARSQLVRAVRLGGSLTAHSALNEWGAWCPPGDERLHVAVDAHARALRDPDTGAPFVSRSDVVVHWKSATSFRDPSPPGIVALPRAVRHLPASLEHAHVVAVLDSAVRRRLCTTAQLAAEFETAPRLARALRRVDPRAESGTESVTRVRLLEVGIEADLQVKIGVHRVDLLIAGRLIIEVDGKEFHDTESTFESDRRRDTELAYRGYRVLRFSYTQVLYAWPTCLAAIRAALAAL, via the coding sequence ATGCCGTCCGCTGCCCTCTACCTGCCCGAGTTCTCAACCCCCCGGTCGCTGCAGCGGCTCGGCATCGCGGAGCAGCGCCTCCGTTCGCTCCGTCGTGACGGCTCTCTCGTGCGCGTTCGGCAGGGCGTGTACGCGCGACCGGATGCTCGCAGCCAGCTGGTCCGTGCCGTGCGGCTCGGGGGCAGCCTGACCGCGCATTCGGCGCTCAACGAGTGGGGGGCCTGGTGTCCGCCGGGCGACGAGCGACTGCACGTCGCCGTCGACGCGCATGCTCGGGCGCTCCGCGATCCCGACACCGGAGCACCGTTCGTGTCGCGATCCGATGTGGTCGTGCATTGGAAGAGCGCGACGTCTTTTCGCGACCCCAGCCCACCCGGCATCGTCGCGCTGCCGCGTGCCGTCCGACACCTACCGGCATCACTCGAGCACGCCCACGTGGTCGCTGTGCTGGATTCCGCGGTGCGCCGGCGGTTGTGTACCACCGCTCAGCTCGCGGCCGAGTTCGAGACCGCGCCCCGGCTGGCGCGCGCCCTTCGGCGTGTCGACCCGCGTGCCGAATCGGGAACGGAATCCGTCACCCGCGTCCGGTTGCTCGAGGTCGGCATCGAGGCGGACCTGCAGGTGAAGATCGGTGTCCATCGCGTCGATCTTCTGATCGCCGGCCGCCTCATCATCGAGGTCGACGGCAAGGAATTCCACGACACCGAGTCCACCTTCGAGTCGGACCGCCGTCGCGACACCGAACTCGCGTATCGCGGCTACCGCGTGCTCCGGTTCAGCTACACCCAGGTGCTGTATGCCTGGCCGACCTGCCTCGCCGCCATCCGCGCCGCGCTCGCTGCGCTCTGA
- a CDS encoding YhjD/YihY/BrkB family envelope integrity protein produces the protein MSDERGTTTGSTAVDDDRATTRSNAAGKPAIDVEKKAEGPAKPKSGIQKLIAWVMALRLVRVFIRFSSSGGEIMASGMSFQAVFAVFAGIWVGFSIFGIVLASNQALMDAVVQQLSNSIPGLIGEDGAIDPDMLSQARILGWTGAIALVGLVLTAIGWLASTRDSIRRIFKLDPPTTNPVILKLKDFGLALGFGIAIVLSSAVSLLSNQGLTIVFNLVGIDSESPVALFVAWLVGVLVVFAFDSLVLGVAFRVLSGVKIPLRRLVVGAVIGGAALGVLKILGSLLLGGATSNPLLASFAVIIGIMIFLNLVCRVILVSATWIAVGMDDAGIDPRALSPEQMEVERQQRVADARDTLVSAERERLRNELTTTHGLARRRVRKKLERLEKLDRAEALKLSKKL, from the coding sequence ATGAGCGACGAGCGGGGCACCACGACGGGAAGCACGGCCGTCGATGACGATCGGGCGACGACCAGGAGCAACGCCGCCGGCAAACCGGCCATCGACGTCGAGAAGAAGGCCGAGGGGCCCGCAAAGCCCAAGTCGGGCATCCAGAAGCTCATCGCGTGGGTGATGGCCCTGCGTCTGGTGCGGGTGTTCATCCGCTTCAGTTCGAGCGGCGGCGAGATCATGGCGTCGGGCATGTCGTTCCAGGCGGTCTTCGCCGTCTTCGCCGGCATCTGGGTGGGGTTCTCGATCTTCGGCATCGTGCTGGCCTCGAACCAAGCGCTGATGGATGCCGTGGTGCAGCAACTGAGCAACTCGATTCCCGGCCTCATCGGCGAAGACGGCGCCATCGATCCCGACATGCTCTCGCAGGCACGTATCCTCGGCTGGACCGGCGCCATCGCCCTCGTCGGACTGGTGCTGACCGCGATCGGCTGGCTCGCGTCGACCCGCGATTCCATCCGGCGCATCTTTAAACTCGACCCACCCACCACGAACCCGGTGATCCTCAAGCTCAAGGATTTCGGGCTCGCCCTCGGGTTCGGCATCGCGATCGTCCTCTCGTCGGCGGTGAGTCTGTTGAGCAATCAGGGGCTCACGATCGTATTCAACCTCGTGGGCATCGATTCGGAGTCGCCGGTCGCCCTCTTCGTGGCTTGGCTCGTGGGCGTGCTCGTCGTGTTCGCGTTCGACAGTCTCGTGCTCGGAGTGGCCTTCCGTGTGCTGTCGGGAGTGAAGATCCCGTTGCGCCGTCTCGTGGTGGGTGCCGTCATCGGAGGCGCCGCCCTCGGCGTGCTGAAGATCCTCGGCAGTCTGCTCCTCGGCGGCGCCACCTCGAACCCGCTCCTCGCGTCGTTCGCCGTGATCATCGGAATCATGATCTTCCTCAACCTGGTCTGCCGCGTCATCCTCGTGTCGGCCACCTGGATCGCGGTGGGCATGGATGACGCGGGCATCGATCCCCGCGCGCTGAGCCCGGAACAGATGGAGGTCGAGCGTCAGCAGCGGGTGGCGGATGCGCGCGACACCCTGGTCTCGGCCGAGCGCGAGCGCCTGCGGAACGAACTCACCACCACGCACGGGCTCGCCCGCCGGCGTGTGCGCAAGAAGCTCGAGCGGCTCGAGAAGCTCGACCGGGCCGAGGCGCTGAAGCTCTCGAAGAAGCTCTGA
- the trpS gene encoding tryptophan--tRNA ligase, translating to MTDSSKPRLLSGMQPSADSLHLGNYIGALLSWKALQETHDAFFFLADLHAITVPQDPIALRENTRRTTAQYIAAGIDPTRSTLFVQSHVPAHAELAWVLNTITGFGEAARMTQFKDKASKQGQEAASVGLFTYPVLQAGDILLYQAVDVPVGEDQRQHIELTRDLANRFNARFGDTFTVPKPYILKDTAKIFDLQNPTAKMSKSSESTSGLIWLLDEPKITEKKIMRAVTDADGEVRFDRELKPGLANLLTVFAILTDRTVDDVVEEFAGGGYGTLKKALAEVVVETVAPIRQRTLELLDDPGELDRILSVNADRANEVAEATLATVYDRVGLLPRRR from the coding sequence ATGACCGACTCTTCCAAGCCCCGCCTTCTCTCGGGTATGCAGCCCTCGGCCGATTCGCTGCACCTCGGCAACTACATCGGCGCCCTGCTCAGCTGGAAGGCGCTGCAGGAGACGCACGACGCATTCTTCTTCCTCGCCGATCTGCACGCCATCACGGTGCCGCAAGACCCGATCGCCCTGCGCGAGAACACCCGCCGCACCACCGCGCAATACATCGCGGCCGGCATCGACCCCACCCGGTCGACGCTCTTCGTGCAGTCGCACGTTCCGGCACACGCCGAGCTCGCCTGGGTGCTCAACACCATCACCGGATTCGGTGAGGCGGCGCGGATGACCCAGTTCAAAGACAAGGCCTCGAAGCAGGGGCAGGAGGCGGCATCCGTCGGTCTGTTCACCTACCCGGTGCTGCAGGCCGGCGACATCCTGCTCTATCAGGCCGTCGACGTGCCGGTAGGCGAAGACCAACGGCAGCACATCGAACTCACCCGAGACCTCGCGAACCGCTTCAACGCGCGCTTCGGCGACACGTTCACGGTGCCGAAGCCCTACATCCTGAAAGACACCGCGAAGATCTTCGATCTGCAGAACCCCACGGCGAAGATGTCGAAGTCGTCGGAGTCGACCTCGGGGCTGATCTGGCTGCTCGACGAGCCGAAGATCACCGAGAAGAAGATCATGCGGGCGGTGACGGATGCCGACGGCGAGGTGCGCTTCGATCGCGAGCTCAAACCGGGGCTGGCGAATCTGCTCACCGTCTTCGCGATCCTCACCGACCGCACGGTCGACGACGTCGTGGAGGAGTTCGCGGGCGGCGGCTACGGCACCCTCAAGAAGGCTCTGGCCGAGGTGGTGGTCGAGACGGTCGCACCGATCCGGCAGCGCACGCTCGAGCTGCTCGACGACCCGGGCGAGCTCGATCGCATCCTCTCGGTGAACGCGGATCGTGCCAACGAGGTGGCCGAGGCCACCCTCGCCACGGTCTACGACCGGGTGGGTCTCCTCCCCCGCCGGCGCTGA